From a region of the Candida albicans SC5314 chromosome 1, complete sequence genome:
- a CDS encoding uncharacterized protein (Protein of unknown function; present in exponential and stationary growth phase yeast cultures), whose translation MKISSSLISSINKPTRIVPLMSVSKKIKLDNMAKICTHSGSFHADESLAVYLLKLLPKYSQAELVRSRNPEDWESSDIVVDVSGKYDGVKYFDHHQREFDTTFNENYTTKLSSAGLVYKHFGKEIIKGVLKLEDGNPNIELLYDKIYKEFVESLDANDNGISNYPKDISPKFTDKNITLPSIVSRLNPSWNESCTDADYDRQFLKSSELMGTVFVSLLEGYGKSWLPAKSIVAKAFDNRFEVDKSGEILVLDQFCPWKEHLYNIEKENNAEGLIKFVLFKDSSGKWRVSTVSVTSTSFEFRLGLPQELRGLRDQELSEKSGIDSCIFIHAAGFIGGANTKEAVLELARLSLNTK comes from the coding sequence atgaaaatttcatcCAGTCTCATCTCACTGATTAATAAACCCACCAGGATAGTTCCGTTGATGTCAGTTAGCAAGAAAATCAAGTTAGACAATATGGCTAAAATTTGTACTCATTCAGGTTCATTTCATGCCGATGAATCCCTTGctgtttatttattaaaattattaccTAAATATTCTCAAGCCGAATTAGTCCGTTCAAGAAACCCAGAAGATTGGGAATCTAgtgatattgttgttgatgtcaGTGGTAAATACGATGGtgtcaaatattttgatcATCATCAACGTGAATTTGATACTACGTTCAACGAAAACTACACAACCAAATTATCCTCTGCTGGGTTGGTGTATAAACATTTTGGTAAAGAAATAATCAAAGgagttttgaaattggaaGATGGCAAtccaaatattgaattgttgTACGACAAAATATATAAggaatttgttgaaagttTGGATGCTAATGATAACGGTATCAGCAATTACCCTAAAGATATTTCACCAAAATTCACCGACAAAAACATTACATTACCTTCCATTGTGTCACGATTGAACCCAAGTTGGAATGAAAGTTGTACTGATGCTGACTATGATCGTCAATTCTTGAAGAGCAGTGAATTGATGGGTACTGTATTTGTGAGTTTATTGGAAGGATACGGTAAAAGTTGGTTACCTGccaaatcaattgttgctAAGGCATTTGACAATAGATTTGAAGTTGACAAATCTGGTGAAATACTTGTATTGGATCAATTCTGTCCATGGAAAGAGCATTTGTATaacattgaaaaagaaaacaatgCTGAAGGTTTGATCAAATTTGTGTTATTCAAAGATTCGAGTGGAAAATGGAGAGTATCAACAGTCTCCGTCACCTCAACCTCTTTTGAATTTAGATTGGGACTTCCACAAGAATTAAGAGGGTTAAGGGACCAAGAATTAAGTGAAAAATCAGGAATTGATAGTTGTATATTTATTCATGCTGCTGGATTTATTGGAGGAGCTAATACTAAAGAAGCCGTTTTGGAATTAGCCAGATTGTCTTTGAATACAAAATAG
- a CDS encoding uncharacterized protein (Ortholog(s) have RNA binding activity, role in rRNA processing and ribosome localization), giving the protein MFKKPAQIKPSSNIKTSERKRLLSCIADAYSLPLEELTKEETEKILPSTIKKASFVSFEKVSGSIYFDENEVPVWFHTRDSDIYPTIFTLMKYPTILPTIATHPHVLGVLAKGADLMLPGTVPPFDKRAVKGAIVGIVSHDNPQKVTAIGHCKLNMTQFDSVVGRSGVAVEIIHHLDDTLLEKKELTIPVSDTVKEQSNETVPEPKPAKEQKHELPELTTEEIDNLFIKSIKSVNNIELPTPASTFMSYVNKNVPSSITMKKTSWKKASKFLKEMAKLNYIKVKGKDEELSIIQLNITTSESNATPKTKSKPTSTSNASPNTLKVIPLYKPTKNLRLFFNKLDAEYDEYFTAAAAKSLLESYIKKFSLVADDPKLIKPDAELGTKTEMPRDQLLKHFLTKFSPYYQINNSVVYKGTPPKIEIVTELKIGRKVVTRVSNYEKFEIKTETLAKELRNKCSGSSTIVDNDVQVQGPHGKLIIDILKEKGVPVSYINFEDKTKKKKNKK; this is encoded by the coding sequence ATGTTTAAAAAACCAGCCCAAATCAAACCATCTTCAAATATCAAAACTTctgaaagaaaaaggcTATTGTCATGTATTGCAGATGCGTATTCTTTGCCTCTTGAAGAACTAACTAAGGAGGAAACTGAAAAAATACTTCCATCGACAATCAAAAAGGCCAGTTTTGTATCCTTTGAAAAAGTTTCCGggtcaatttattttgatgaGAATGAAGTCCCTGTTTGGTTCCATACCCGAGACTCGGATATATATCCTACTATATTCACGTTAATGAAGTATCCAACTATTTTGCCAACAATTGCCACACATCCACATGTTCTCGGAGTATTAGCTAAGGGAGCCGACCTCATGTTACCAGGAACAGTTCCTCCATTTGATAAGCGAGCAGTCAAGGGTGCGATTGTGGGGATTGTAAGTCACGACAATCCCCAAAAAGTCACTGCCATTGGTCATTGTAAATTGAACATGACACAGTTTGATTCAGTGGTGGGTAGATCAGGTGTTGCAGTGGAAATCATTCACCATTTAGATGATACATTATTGgagaagaaagaattaaCAATTCCAGTGTCAGATACTGTCAAAGAGCAATCTAACGAAACGGTACCAGAACCCAAACCCGCCAAAGAACAGAAACATGAACTTCCTGAATTGACTACAGaggaaattgataatttgtttattaaatcaataaagtcagtgaataatattgaattacCCACACCTGCATCTACATTTATGTCATATGTTAACAAAAATGTACCATCTAGTATTACTATGAAGAAAACGTCTTGGAAAAAGGcttccaaatttttaaagGAAATGGCCAAACTTAACTATATTAAAGTGAAAGGTAAGGACGAAGAATTATCCATAATTCAACTAAATATCACTACTAGTGAGTCGAATGCAACCCCGAAAACAAAATCTAAACCTACATCTACATCTAATGCATCCCCGAACACCCTAAAGGTTATTCCACTTTACAAGCCAACGAAAAATCTTcgtttatttttcaataaattggatGCTGAATATGATGAGTATTTTACTGCAGCCGCTGCAAAATCGTTGTTAGAGTCTtatatcaagaaattttcaTTGGTTGCTGATGATCCCAAACTTATTAAACCAGATGCAGAATTGGGTACAAAAACTGAAATGCCTCGTGATCAGTTGTTGAAACACTTTCTTACCAAATTTTCTCcatattatcaaattaacAACTCTGTGGTTTATAAGGGGACACCACCAAagattgaaattgttacAGAACTAAAGATTGGAAGAAAAGTCGTTACTAGAGTTTCcaattatgaaaaatttgaaatcaagaCCGAAACTTTAGCTAAAGAATTGAGAAATAAATGTTCCGGTTCTTCtacaattgttgataatgatgttCAAGTACAAGGTCCTCATggtaaattgattatagaCATATTAAAAGAGAAAGGAGTTCCTGTGTCGTATATTAATTTTGAGGATAAaacgaaaaagaagaaaaataaaaaatag
- a CDS encoding uncharacterized protein (Putative UBX-domain (ubiquitin-regulatory domain) protein; macrophage-downregulated gene): protein MSDNIHRSFTTSVEQAVSSTISEQKALFVYLVTSTYTENTDTFLPKFIDDQTTAIIKSNFILLKLTQNTVEFGYFSQLFKDLIVPSFYIVNEGKIEAVISNDTTKEEFIKIIGKLTKKVKSSDNVSTRENISNENNVVIENSARNNSQSSSDHDKSVRKYQEKVARMRQERIEEKKRLRALLEADQKERKLKEQENANVESKLSVHSPSSRKTSTSSTNSCVLSIKLFDGSTMKCEFKSQDTLIDVRKWLDSEVEIIPPAKSMPSFATTAYPYPTGYAFHRPALPRVTYSEEQESNTLANLDLTPRSALILKPTYNEVDSDKPDNDVGKTGIFRSLLNVLFSLGTTIFSVFSYGINAPHNQEHRDSSPRYDHRDADNLQSSEDDQSINIHRPPIAGHPGSLMFESTSASSLLLNIEPNVDETSGDVMRPHSPPIPIESHFNQHSQQAYSTASNINSRPTTPGSRSLRKMPTVHGDSMETSSNKEKTHKVDTYNGNSINVNERDDENSRD, encoded by the coding sequence ATGTCAGATAATATACATCGCTCATTTACCACATCAGTTGAGCAAGCAGTATCTTCTACGATAAGTGAACAAAAAGcactttttgtttatctAGTCACTTCAACTTATACGGAAAACACGGACACCTTTTTACCCAAGTTTATTGATGACCAAACAACCgcaataataaaatcaaacttCATTTTGTTGAAGTTAACCCAAAATACCGTTGAATTTGGATATTTCAGTCAGCTATTCAAAGATTTGATAGTTCCTAGTTTTTATATTGTGAATGAGGGGAAGATCGAGGCAGTGATTTCCAACGACACGACAAAGGAGGagtttatcaaaataattggaaaattAACAAAGAAAGTGAAATCCAGTGATAATGTGTCTACACGTGAGAACATaagtaatgaaaataaCGTTGTCATTGAAAATCTGGCTCGCAACAATTCTCAGTCCAGTTCAGATCATGATAAATCGGTACGGAAATATCAGGAGAAGGTGGCCAGAATGAGACAGGAAAGgattgaagaaaagaaaagattgaGGGCTTTATTAGAGGCAGAtcaaaaggaaagaaaactTAAAGAGCAAGAAAATGCAAACGTAGAATCAAAACTATCTGTCCACTCTCCATCAAGTAGAAAAACTTCGACATCCTCAACTAATTCATGTGTTTTATCCATTAAACTATTTGACGGAAGTACAATGAAATGTGAATTCAAATCCCAGGACACGTTAATTGATGTAAGAAAATGGTTAGATTCTGAGGTTGAAATCATTCCACCTGCGAAAAGTATGCCGTCTTTTGCTACTACAGCTTATCCATATCCAACAGGATACGCTTTCCATCGTCCTGCATTACCTCGTGTTACTTATCTGGAAGAGCAAGAATCCAACACTTTGGCCAACTTGGATTTAACACCTAGATCAGctttaattttgaaaccTACGTATAATGAGGTGGACTCAGACAAACCAGACAATGACGTCGGAAAAACAGGTATTTTCCGTAGCTTGTTAAATGTTTTATTCAGCTTAGGTACTAcaattttttcagttttctCCTATGGCATTAATGCTCCACATAACCAAGAACATCGTGATAGTTCTCCTCGATACGATCACCGTGATGCTGATAATTTGCAGTCTAGTGAGGATGACCAATCAATTAACATTCATCGACCTCCAATTGCTGGTCATCCAGGACTGTTGATGTTTGAGAGCACATCTGCTTCAtccttgttgttgaatattGAACCTAACGTTGATGAGACTAGCGGAGATGTCATGAGGCCACATTCACCACCTATACCTATTGAATCGCATTTCAATCAACATTCCCAACAAGCGTATTCCACAGCTTCTAATATCAACAGTCGTCCAACAACACCGGGTTCTCGATCTTTAAGGAAAATGCCAACTGTACATGGCGATTCGATGGAAACATCTAGTAATAAGGAAAAAACCCATAAGGTAGATACTTATAACGGCAATAGTATCAATGTAAATGAAAGAGATGATGAAAACTCAAGAGATTGA
- the CYS4 gene encoding cystathionine beta-synthase (Cystathionine beta-synthase; sulfur amino acid biosynthesis; antigenic in mouse; flow model biofilm induced; alkaline induced; macrophage/pseudohyphal-induced; present in exponential and stationary growth phase yeast cultures): protein MTSTNKPPALKEDILELIGNTPLVKLNKIPQSLGIKAKVYAKVELFNAGGSIKDRIAKNMVLEAEKQGKIKPGYTLIEPTSGNTGIGLALVGAVRGYRTIITLPEKMSNEKVSVLKALGAEIIRTPTEAAWDSPESHIGVAKKLEKEIPNSIILDQYGNPANPDAHYYGTGYEIWEQTEGKITHLVAGAGTGGTITGISKYLKEKNSKIHVTGADPKGSILAEPESLNNSTEGYLVEGIGYDFIPDVLNRKYVDDWIKTDDAESFKLARRIIREEGILVGGSSGSALQAALQVAKDLTEDDTVVVVFPDSIRSYLSKFADDEWLISNGFEVEDSPGANKADEFLNGKTIKDLVAGKAPVVTVTLSDTVAKTFDLLQSNGFDQLPVLNNSGRLVGLITLSKILKSLSTKKIQTTNSISSIIIDFRKLADFEKSFTITKKSGFTKRSYEPIKLDTPLAALNKFFETNSNAIITDDELKPVQIVTKVDLLSYLTKNASF from the coding sequence ATGACATCTACAAACAAACCACCAGCCTTAAAAGAAGATATTTTAGAACTTATTGGTAATACTCCATTAGtcaaattgaacaaaattCCACAATCGTTGGGAATTAAAGCCAAGGTCTATGCCAAAGTTGAATTATTCAATGCCGGAGGATCAATTAAAGATAGAATTGCCAAAAATATGGTATTGGAAGCCGAAAAACAAGGTAAAATCAAACCAGGCTATACTTTGATTGAACCAACCTCAGGTAATACTGGTATTGGTTTGGCTTTGGTTGGTGCCGTTCGTGGATACAGAACCATCATTACCTTACCAGAAAAAATGTCAAACGAAAAAGTTTCTGTTTTGAAAGCCTTAGGTGCTGAAATCATTAGAACTCCAACTGAAGCTGCATGGGACTCTCCAGAATCTCATATTGGTGTTGctaaaaaattggaaaaagaaataccAAACTCTATTATTTTGGACCAATATGGTAACCCAGCCAACCCAGATGCTCATTATTATGGTACTGGTTATGAAATTTGGGAACAAACTGAAGGTAAAATTACTCACTTGGTTGCTGGTGCTGGTACTGGTGGTACCATCACTGGTATTTCCAAATacttgaaagaaaaaaattctaaGATTCATGTTACTGGTGCTGACCCAAAAGGTTCTATTTTAGCTGAACCAGAATCTTTAAATAATTCCACCGAAGGTTACTTGGTTGAAGGTATTGGTTATGATTTTATTCCAGATGTGTTGAACAGAAAATATGTTGATGATTGGATCAAAACAGATGATGCTGAATCTTTTAAATTGGCTagaagaattattagaGAAGAAGGTATTTTGGTTGGTGGTTCTTCTGGTTCTGCCTTACAAGCTGCTTTACAAGTAGCTAAAGACTTGACTGAAGACGATACtgtcgttgttgttttccCAGATTCCATCAGATCTTACTTGTCTAAATTTGCCGATGACGAATGGTTAATCTCCAATGGATTCGAAGTTGAAGATTCACCGGGTGCTAACAAGGCTGACGAATTCTTGAATGGTAAGACTATCAAGGATTTGGTTGCTGGCAAAGCTCCAGTTGTCACTGTCACTTTATCTGACACAGTTGCCAAGacttttgatttattgcAATCCAATGGGTTTGATCAATTGCCAGTTTTGAATAACTCTGGAAGATTAGTTGGTTTGATCACCTTATCcaagatattgaaatctTTATCCACTAAAAAGATTCAAACGACCAATTCAATCAGTTCGATCATCATTGATTTCAGAAAGTTGgctgattttgaaaaatctttCACCATTACTAAAAAATCAGGATTCACTAAGAGAAGTTATGAACCAATCAAGTTGGACACCCCATTAGCTGCtttgaataaattcttTGAAACCAATTCGAATGCTATAATCACagatgatgaattgaaaccaGTTCAAATTGTTACTAAGGTCGATTTGCTTTCGTACTTGACTAAAAACGCTAGTTTTTAA
- the PTR3 gene encoding Ptr3p (Protein similar to S. cerevisiae Ptr3p, which is a sensor of external amino acids; expression upregulated in an ssr1 null mutant), with translation MEKFSSLEDLLRIPGYNGSVISDISVLSCGCLTSESTFNELNIARICPTCQLQNVSILAPVKPLRDLYNIISNQQSQTSLERRRPSSSKKSIKAISDENYKPKTGDETAGNTEPMSLLSLFYKFAKEEQFERTDSKEVPHSYQQQSQQMKDNQVPIQNMLQKQQSNYSDISKTLPIDISSKKANVDLTRSYPSSVSMNSTSISPQNHRAFVEPAISGIARTNTETDFNNSTDNNIIPSSFEKNLLESLSENKEFNFAKCFPFHRKLSTFPTQQLKLNLSSIVPFKSSNYSIKRATSTSIHSYLDYNSSMEITRFVLISNKRWEVYEYIVPMGDTGNLSIKPQLICCGKSTGEYGENLNSLSLPESDSDEPKEIIVRNDFGAKDNTNCTNDLDIKKRLSSWDQMYCKLTRNYLVISGTKGVMRIFNLNKMSPYKFGQPMYTFVTNFPIRCISIAPNDSLVACGITAKERISGKEQPFVILHRLMMSEYGSLESVDPLTITIPYRDPIKIMNFNASSTHLIIATSWETRYLIIRLTNNRQNDNYRKPRLVWSEIVYKSNRRFKSDFDDENSAGAIYEERAEAENDLMLSKEGITDVKFGTMNSNLIIVTSCSLRSRPPLVIKLEGSQIDSTKNVVNNNDMKSLNSADESEKYSSVESAETFMRINEIGSLIHRIAVSPRGDGIVFLDKDGKLFLVASANFYPGRRISSTDSKNKKIVVQLGDVANAERFSESASVVFSADGGKVFALDRKGVFSVFDFTKGIPGEDPDVIKCKIISL, from the coding sequence ATGGAGAAGTTTTCAAGTCTTGAGGACTTGCTTCGAATCCCTGGCTATAATGGTAGCGTGATTCTGGATATTTCCGTTCTATCATGTGGATGTCTAACCTCAGAATCAACTTTCAATGAACTCAATATTGCCAGAATTTGTCCCACTTGTCAACTACaaaatgtttcaattttagcACCCGTAAAACCTTTACGTGATCTTTAcaatataatttcaaatcagcAATCACAAACATCTTTGGAAAGACGACGTCCATCTTCCTCCAAGAAAAGTATCAAGGCCATACTGGatgaaaattataaacCTAAAACAGGAGATGAAACAGCTGGGAATACTGAACCAATGAGTTTGTTAAGTCTATTCTATAAGTTTGCCAAAGAGGAACAATTCGAGAGAACAGATCTGAAAGAAGTCCCTCATtcttatcaacaacaactgcaaCAAATGAAGGACAACCAAGTACCAATTCAAAACATGTTACAAAAACAGCAGCTGAATTATTCTGACATATCAAAGACACTACCAATAGATATATCAAGCAAAAAGGCAAATGTTGATTTGACTAGGTCCTACCCATCCTCAGTTCTGATGAATTCTACTTCAATTTCCCCGCAAAATCATAGAGCATTTGTAGAACCTGCAATTTCAGGCATAGCAAGAACTAATACAGAAACTGATTTTAACAACTCTACTGATAACAATATTATTCCATCtagttttgaaaagaacCTCCTTGAGAGTTTAAgtgaaaataaagaattcaattttgcaAAATGCTTCCCATTCCATCGTAAGTTATCCACATTTCCGACACAACAActaaaattgaatctaTCTTCAATAGTTCCCTTTAAACTGTCTAATTATTCTATCAAGAGAGCCACTAGTACTTCGATTCATTCGTATCTTGATTACAACTCAAGTATGGAAATCACCCGTTTTGTTCTCATTAGCAATAAACGATGGGAAGTGTATGAATATATTGTGCCGATGGGAGATACTGGAAACTTACTGATTAAACCTCAGCTAATATGCTGTGGTAAACTGACTGGAGAATACGGGGAAAATCTAAATAGTCTATCCTTGCCCGAGAGCGACAGTGACGAGCCCAAAGAAATCATAGTGAGAAACGATTTTGGTGCGAAGGATAATACCAATTGTACTAATGATTTAGATATTAAAAAGAGATTGAGTTCATGGGACCAAATGTACTGTAAATTGACGAGGAATTATTTGGTGATTTCTGGTACAAAAGGAGTGATGCGTATATTCAACTTGAATAAAATGTCTCCATATAAATTTGGTCAACCAATGTACACTTTCGTTACTAATTTCCCCATTAGATGCATTTCTATTGCACCAAACGATTCTTTAGTTGCTTGTGGTATTACTGCCAAGGAAAGGATATCGGGGAAGGAACAACCATTTGTTATACTTCATAGGTTGATGATGCTGGAGTATGGATCCCTTGAATCTGTCGATCCGTTGACAATAACTATTCCTTATCGAGACCCAATAAAAATCATGAATTTCAATGCATCGTCTACCCATTTGATTATTGCAACTAGTTGGGAAACACgttatttgattattagATTAACCAATAATCGCcaaaatgataattatCGGAAACCGCGTTTGGTGTGGTCAGAGATCGTCTACAAGTCAAATCGACGATTTAAAtctgattttgatgatgaaaacCTGGCTGGTGCCATTTATGAAGAAAGAGCAGAAGCTGAAAACGATTTGATGTTATCTAAAGAAGGCATAACTGATGTTAAATTTGGCACAATGAATTCGAACTTGATTATTGTCACATCATGCTCTTTAAGAAGCAGACCTCCTTTGGTAATAAAATTGGAAGGAAgtcaaattgattcaaccaaaaatgtggttaataataatgatatgaAAAGTTTAAACAGCGCTGATGAAAGTGAAAAATACTCCAGTGTGGAATCAGCTGAAACATTTATGagaattaatgaaattggaTCGCTCATACATAGAATTGCCGTATCTCCTCGTGGTGATGGCATTGTTTTCCTTGATAAAGATGGGAAACTATTTTTAGTCGCCAGTGCAAACTTTTATCcaggaagaagaataagCTCGACTGATTCgaaaaataagaaaatcGTTGTTCAATTAGGAGATGTTGCTAATGCTGAAAGGTTTAGTGAATCTGCGTCTGTGGTTTTCAGTGCTGATGGAGGTAAAGTGTTTGCTTTAGACAGAAAAGGGGTTTTCTCtgtatttgattttacAAAAGGTATTCCTGGTGAAGATCCTGATGTGATTAAATGTAAGATCATCAGTTTGTAA